One stretch of Molothrus aeneus isolate 106 chromosome 2, BPBGC_Maene_1.0, whole genome shotgun sequence DNA includes these proteins:
- the CCDC90B gene encoding coiled-coil domain-containing protein 90B, mitochondrial isoform X1: MRGAGSSGALRAWAGPLLLPMPARLPPAPHRGFAATFVRKSYDVRRVDITPLEQRKVTFDTHALVQDLEAHGFGKEQAQTIVSALITLSNVSLDTVYKDMVTQAQQEITLQQVMAHLDSIRKDMVILEKSEFANLRAENEKMKIELDQVKQQLMTETSKIRADSKLDINLERSRVTDMFTDQERKLMEATTEFHKKDANTNSIISEISNKIDTEIASLKTLMESNKLDTIRYLAASVFTCLAIALGFYRFWK; this comes from the exons ATGAGGGGCGCCGGGAGCAGCGGTGCCCTCCGCGCCTGGGCCGGCCCGCTCCTGCTCCCGATGCCGGCTCGGCTGCCCCCGGCTCCTCACAGAG GTTTTGCTGCCACGTTCGTTAGGAAGTCATATGATGTCAGAAGAGTTGATATCActcccctggagcagaggaaggtgaCCTTTGATACCCATGCTTTAGTGCAGGATCTGGAAGCCCATG gctttgggaaggagcaggcaCAGACCATCGTGTCAGCGTTGATAACCCTGTCCAATGTCAGCTTAGACACCGTCTACAAGGACATGGTTACGCAGGCCCAGCAG GAAATAACTTTACAGCAAGTAATGGCACATTTGGACTCCATTCGAAAAGATATGGTCATCCTGGAGAAAAGTGAATTTGCAAACTtgagagcagagaatgag aaaatgaaaattgaattaGATCAAGTTAAACAGCAGCTAATG actGAAACCAGCAAAATCCGAGCTGACAGCAAGCTAGACATAaacctggagaggagcagggtgaCAGATATG TTTACAGATCAGGAGAGGAAACTGATGGAAGCAACTACAGAGTTTCATAAAAAA gATGCAAATACCAACAGTATTATCTCAGAAATCAGTAATAAAATTGACACTGAAATAGCTTCCTTAAAAACACTCATGGAATCAAATAAACTTGATACCATTCGCTATTTGGCAG cCTCAGTGTTCACTTGCCTAGCAATAGCACTGGGGTTTTACAGGTTCTGGAAATAG
- the CCDC90B gene encoding coiled-coil domain-containing protein 90B, mitochondrial isoform X2, with protein sequence MVTQAQQEITLQQVMAHLDSIRKDMVILEKSEFANLRAENEKMKIELDQVKQQLMTETSKIRADSKLDINLERSRVTDMFTDQERKLMEATTEFHKKDANTNSIISEISNKIDTEIASLKTLMESNKLDTIRYLAASVFTCLAIALGFYRFWK encoded by the exons ATGGTTACGCAGGCCCAGCAG GAAATAACTTTACAGCAAGTAATGGCACATTTGGACTCCATTCGAAAAGATATGGTCATCCTGGAGAAAAGTGAATTTGCAAACTtgagagcagagaatgag aaaatgaaaattgaattaGATCAAGTTAAACAGCAGCTAATG actGAAACCAGCAAAATCCGAGCTGACAGCAAGCTAGACATAaacctggagaggagcagggtgaCAGATATG TTTACAGATCAGGAGAGGAAACTGATGGAAGCAACTACAGAGTTTCATAAAAAA gATGCAAATACCAACAGTATTATCTCAGAAATCAGTAATAAAATTGACACTGAAATAGCTTCCTTAAAAACACTCATGGAATCAAATAAACTTGATACCATTCGCTATTTGGCAG cCTCAGTGTTCACTTGCCTAGCAATAGCACTGGGGTTTTACAGGTTCTGGAAATAG